From Cellulosimicrobium sp. ES-005, one genomic window encodes:
- a CDS encoding thiolase family protein: protein MTAPGAGADAPVVVAARRTWVGTAGHGHRSSSEVDLAAGALGATLGDARALGVEDDVVDVLLGCCTGPGGNVARAAALAAGLGVVVPGLTVDRQCASGLAAVLLAAQQVRAGEARLVLAGGTESASLAPTRSHRTAWGDVPYARAAFAPTPWADPGMGAAADALARRRGVTRERQEAYAVRSHARALAAHAGGRFAAETVQVGAPARSLARDERARRLDPAVLARLSPAFTPGGTVTAATASPVSDGAAAVAVVPERVRRELGVPGLRVLASATVGCDPALPGWGPVPAVRAALDRAGARLDDVAAVEVVEAFAAQVLAVTDALGLDPLGDPADDARVCADGGALALGHPWGASGAVSVVRLFSRLVRTGAPAGTLGLATAAVGGGLGVAAVLEVVR, encoded by the coding sequence ATGACCGCGCCGGGTGCGGGGGCGGACGCGCCCGTGGTCGTGGCCGCGCGCCGCACCTGGGTCGGGACCGCCGGGCACGGGCACCGGTCGTCGTCCGAGGTCGACCTCGCGGCGGGTGCGCTCGGCGCGACGCTCGGCGACGCGCGGGCCCTCGGGGTGGAGGACGACGTCGTCGACGTCCTGCTGGGGTGCTGCACCGGGCCCGGCGGGAACGTCGCGCGGGCCGCGGCGCTCGCCGCGGGACTCGGCGTCGTCGTGCCCGGGCTCACCGTCGACCGGCAGTGCGCCTCCGGTCTCGCGGCGGTGCTGCTCGCCGCGCAGCAGGTCCGGGCGGGCGAGGCGCGCCTCGTCCTGGCCGGCGGGACGGAGAGCGCGTCCCTCGCTCCCACGCGCTCCCACCGCACGGCGTGGGGCGACGTGCCCTACGCGCGCGCCGCGTTCGCGCCGACGCCGTGGGCCGACCCGGGCATGGGGGCCGCCGCCGACGCGCTCGCGCGCCGCCGCGGCGTGACCCGCGAACGCCAGGAGGCGTACGCGGTGCGCAGCCACGCGCGCGCCCTCGCCGCGCACGCGGGCGGGCGGTTCGCGGCCGAGACGGTCCAGGTCGGCGCGCCGGCGCGGTCGCTCGCGCGCGACGAACGGGCGCGACGCCTCGACCCCGCGGTGCTCGCCCGCCTCTCGCCGGCCTTCACGCCCGGCGGCACCGTCACCGCCGCCACCGCGAGCCCGGTGAGCGACGGCGCGGCGGCGGTCGCGGTCGTGCCCGAGCGCGTCCGGCGCGAGCTCGGGGTCCCGGGCCTGCGCGTGCTCGCGTCGGCGACGGTCGGCTGCGACCCCGCGCTGCCGGGGTGGGGCCCGGTCCCGGCGGTGCGCGCCGCGCTCGACCGGGCGGGCGCGCGGCTCGACGACGTCGCGGCGGTCGAGGTCGTCGAGGCGTTCGCCGCGCAGGTCCTCGCGGTGACCGACGCGCTCGGGCTCGACCCGCTCGGCGACCCCGCCGACGACGCGCGGGTCTGCGCCGACGGCGGCGCGCTCGCGCTCGGTCACCCGTGGGGCGCGAGCGGCGCGGTGTCGGTCGTGCGGCTGTTCTCCCGGCTCGTGCGCACGGGCGCTCCGGCCGGGACGCTCGGCCTCGCGACGGCCGCCGTCGGCGGCGGGCTGGGCGTCGCGGCGGTCCTGGAGGTCGTCCGGTGA
- a CDS encoding class I adenylate-forming enzyme family protein yields the protein MPVAHQVLTHAADPAVRDRPALRTPERSRTYAALAADVRAGATHLDATGTRPGDVVAVSLPDPLDLLTAVLAADHAGATPLVCDPAWPRAHRAEVLRTLAPRTFVEVPLPRGTGTLPDLVPGLAPQGGAGPGTGHEPGPDDLAWAGFSSGSTGRPRAVVRTRASWAGSFDDVTRLLGLRPADTVLVPGPLASSLYCFAAVHTLAVGACAFLTRTPAATTSALASSDVVHLVPQVLDDVLDAVAAGAPSRLRHAVVGGASLAAGARSRAAALGIDVLAYYGAVELSFVAYDPDGSGLRPFPGVDLEVRPLPQASVGEVWVRSPWVSSGYLARATGPLRRDGAWSTVGDLADPLPDPSTSPSAPGAPLGTLVLRGRGDGAILTGGSTVVPEDVEVVLRAVPGVRDVVVLGTAHRRLGAVVSAVVECDDRPGLRAHLERVARGALAPAQRPRRWYGTRALPRTPSGKPARGAVSEALLGTDPARSGLEPLR from the coding sequence GTGCCCGTCGCCCACCAGGTCCTGACGCACGCCGCCGACCCGGCGGTGCGCGACCGTCCCGCCCTGCGCACCCCCGAGCGGTCGCGCACCTACGCCGCGCTCGCCGCGGACGTGCGCGCGGGCGCGACGCACCTCGACGCGACGGGCACGCGCCCCGGCGACGTCGTCGCCGTGTCCCTGCCCGACCCGCTGGACCTGCTCACGGCGGTCCTCGCCGCCGACCACGCCGGCGCGACGCCGCTCGTGTGCGACCCGGCGTGGCCGCGCGCGCACCGCGCGGAGGTCCTGCGCACCCTCGCCCCGCGCACGTTCGTCGAGGTGCCCCTGCCGCGCGGGACCGGCACCCTCCCCGACCTCGTGCCGGGGCTCGCCCCGCAGGGGGGTGCGGGCCCCGGCACGGGCCACGAGCCCGGTCCGGACGACCTCGCGTGGGCAGGGTTCTCCTCGGGCAGCACGGGCCGGCCGCGCGCGGTCGTGCGCACGCGCGCGTCGTGGGCGGGGTCGTTCGACGACGTCACGCGGCTCCTCGGGCTGCGCCCCGCCGACACCGTGCTCGTCCCCGGCCCGCTCGCGTCGTCGCTCTACTGCTTCGCCGCCGTGCACACGCTCGCCGTCGGCGCGTGCGCCTTCCTCACGCGCACCCCGGCCGCCACGACCTCCGCGCTCGCGAGCAGCGACGTCGTGCACCTCGTCCCGCAGGTCCTCGACGACGTGCTCGACGCCGTGGCCGCGGGGGCGCCGTCCCGGCTGCGGCACGCGGTCGTCGGCGGGGCGTCCCTCGCCGCCGGGGCGCGGTCGCGCGCGGCGGCGCTCGGCATCGACGTGCTCGCCTACTACGGCGCGGTCGAGCTCTCGTTCGTCGCATACGACCCCGACGGGTCGGGGCTGCGTCCGTTCCCGGGGGTCGACCTCGAGGTCCGGCCGCTGCCGCAGGCGAGCGTCGGCGAGGTCTGGGTCCGTTCGCCCTGGGTGTCTAGCGGCTACCTCGCGCGCGCCACCGGACCGCTGCGGCGCGACGGCGCGTGGAGCACCGTGGGCGACCTCGCCGACCCCCTGCCCGACCCGTCGACGTCGCCGTCCGCGCCCGGCGCCCCGCTCGGCACGCTCGTGCTGCGCGGCCGCGGCGACGGGGCGATCCTCACCGGCGGGTCGACCGTCGTGCCCGAGGACGTCGAGGTCGTGCTGCGCGCGGTGCCGGGGGTCCGGGACGTCGTCGTGCTCGGCACGGCGCACCGGCGCCTCGGGGCGGTCGTGAGCGCCGTCGTCGAGTGCGACGACCGGCCCGGGCTGCGCGCCCACCTGGAGCGCGTCGCGCGCGGGGCGCTCGCGCCCGCCCAGCGGCCGCGGCGCTGGTACGGCACGCGCGCCCTCCCCCGGACCCCGTCGGGCAAGCCTGCGCGCGGGGCCGTGAGCGAGGCCCTGCTGGGGACCGACCCCGCGCGCTCGGGTCTGGAGCCGCTGCGATGA
- a CDS encoding biotin transporter BioY, translated as MTDAPTTATPGTPAPATQTTGPGAGRRGPLALDAGDAARVATFAALIAALGMPGSIALFGNAVPITLQTLGVMLAGTILGAWRGTLAVATFLALAAAGLPVLAGGRGGLGAFVGPSAGYLLGFLAGAAVVGWLVDRLRRVAFGGVLVACLVGGVAVVYACGVPVQSAVTGVPLATTAQLSLVFLPGDVLKALAAAAITVGVVRAYPAARRSGRSAGRPMAVGRTAS; from the coding sequence ATGACCGACGCACCGACCACGGCGACCCCCGGGACGCCCGCGCCCGCCACGCAGACCACCGGTCCGGGAGCGGGGCGCCGCGGGCCGCTCGCGCTCGACGCGGGCGACGCCGCGCGCGTCGCGACCTTCGCGGCGCTGATCGCCGCGCTCGGGATGCCGGGGTCGATCGCGCTGTTCGGGAACGCGGTCCCGATCACGCTCCAGACGCTCGGCGTCATGCTCGCCGGCACGATCCTCGGCGCGTGGCGCGGCACGCTCGCGGTCGCGACGTTCCTCGCGCTCGCGGCGGCCGGCCTCCCGGTGCTCGCGGGCGGGCGCGGCGGCCTCGGGGCGTTCGTCGGCCCGTCCGCGGGCTACCTGCTCGGGTTCCTCGCGGGGGCGGCGGTCGTGGGCTGGCTCGTCGACCGGCTGCGCCGGGTGGCGTTCGGCGGTGTGCTCGTCGCGTGCCTCGTCGGCGGGGTCGCGGTCGTCTACGCGTGCGGCGTGCCGGTCCAGTCGGCCGTCACGGGGGTACCGCTCGCGACGACGGCGCAGCTCTCCCTCGTGTTCCTCCCGGGCGACGTCCTCAAGGCGCTGGCGGCCGCGGCGATCACCGTCGGCGTCGTGCGCGCCTACCCGGCCGCGCGCCGGTCGGGCCGTTCTGCGGGCCGTCCCATGGCCGTCGGCCGCACCGCCTCCTGA
- a CDS encoding Hsp20/alpha crystallin family protein has protein sequence MIDPFTTTFDAMDRLVGQLASGARATAASASGGMPLDLFRAGDHYVLTMDLPGVDPGTIDVSVEDRTLTIRAERSPRTDPDVQWLARERPSGTYARQLTVGRGLALDQISASYEDGVLSLTIPVAEEARPRRIEVAHRAGSSGAATQITAEAEPRTTEG, from the coding sequence ATGATCGACCCGTTCACGACCACCTTCGACGCGATGGACCGCCTGGTCGGCCAGCTCGCGTCCGGCGCGCGCGCGACCGCGGCGTCGGCGTCGGGCGGCATGCCGCTCGACCTGTTCCGGGCGGGCGACCACTACGTCCTGACGATGGACCTTCCCGGTGTCGACCCGGGGACGATCGACGTGTCCGTCGAGGACCGCACGCTGACGATCCGCGCCGAGCGCAGCCCGCGGACCGATCCCGACGTCCAGTGGCTCGCGCGCGAGCGGCCCTCGGGAACCTACGCGCGCCAGCTGACGGTGGGGCGCGGTCTGGCGCTCGACCAGATCTCGGCGTCGTACGAGGACGGGGTGCTGTCGCTGACGATCCCCGTGGCCGAGGAGGCCCGGCCGCGCCGGATCGAGGTCGCGCACCGCGCGGGCAGCAGCGGTGCGGCGACCCAGATCACGGCCGAGGCCGAGCCTCGGACGACCGAGGGCTGA
- a CDS encoding FHA domain-containing protein, producing the protein MSAVVCPNGHPSESTDYCDVCGEPIGAASAPSTPVASGATPAGAAPAAAPATTCPNCGSPAPGGALFCENCGYDFTTGALPDPVEPPSALSLDPPSRPTPAPATSAPPPAGTPSGSTPPPLPTSAAGSAAAPPSSSTPPPLPAPSTAVAPEASEAGASGSHLPTPPVPGPDQWVVEIWIDPDWYQAQQPEDPMPSAGLPGLVVLRERSVLVGRPSVSRGIHPQVDCGADTGVSRRHCQLSTDGQRWWVEDLQSSNGTYVSPAGEPLPTDPIPAGQRRELSDGDRVYLGAWTRLVVRKALPGEV; encoded by the coding sequence GTGAGCGCCGTCGTCTGCCCCAACGGGCACCCGTCGGAGTCGACCGACTACTGCGACGTGTGCGGCGAGCCGATCGGCGCGGCGTCGGCCCCGTCCACGCCCGTGGCGAGCGGGGCGACGCCCGCGGGCGCCGCCCCGGCGGCCGCCCCCGCGACGACCTGCCCGAACTGCGGGTCGCCGGCGCCCGGCGGCGCGCTGTTCTGCGAGAACTGCGGCTACGACTTCACGACGGGCGCGCTGCCCGACCCGGTCGAGCCGCCGTCGGCGCTCTCGCTCGACCCGCCGTCGCGTCCGACGCCCGCGCCCGCGACCTCCGCACCCCCGCCGGCGGGCACGCCCTCGGGGTCCACCCCGCCCCCGCTGCCGACCTCCGCGGCAGGATCCGCGGCGGCCCCCCCGTCGTCGTCGACCCCGCCCCCGCTGCCCGCCCCGAGCACCGCCGTCGCCCCCGAGGCGAGCGAGGCGGGGGCGTCGGGCAGCCATCTCCCGACGCCCCCGGTCCCGGGGCCGGACCAGTGGGTCGTGGAGATCTGGATCGACCCCGACTGGTACCAGGCGCAGCAGCCCGAGGACCCGATGCCCTCCGCGGGACTGCCGGGCCTCGTCGTGCTGCGCGAGCGCAGCGTGCTCGTCGGCCGCCCGTCGGTGTCGCGCGGCATCCACCCGCAGGTCGACTGCGGCGCGGACACGGGCGTCTCCCGCCGGCACTGCCAGCTCAGCACGGACGGCCAGCGATGGTGGGTCGAGGACCTGCAGTCGTCGAACGGGACCTACGTGAGCCCGGCGGGCGAACCGCTGCCGACCGACCCGATCCCCGCCGGACAGCGACGCGAGCTGTCCGACGGGGACCGGGTCTACCTCGGCGCGTGGACGCGGCTCGTCGTCCGCAAGGCGCTCCCGGGCGAGGTCTGA
- a CDS encoding VWA domain-containing protein yields the protein MAEFAAEVYQNEFLSEGATDVHAIVTVTCTGAGSAGSVGGAGGVAEIIMVDTSGSMSGRNMEAAKHAAQVAVDQILDGTWFAIVGGSHVANRVFPYPNARMAMVQMEPGARAEAKRAVSMLTPGGGTAMSTWLRLADQLFATVPQATQRHAILLTDGKNESEPRANLSAAVRDVTGHFQCDARGVGSRWQVDELREISTALLGSVGLIADPNEIAADFESLMQASMARGVASADLRVWAPQGSQVLFVRQVAPTVEDLTHRRAEVNPLTGAYPTGSWGDESRDYHVAVRVASKPVGSEQLAARVQLAVNGEVVSSGLVKAKWSDDESLTTRINPEVAHYTGQTELAAAIQEGLAAKASGDEATATVKLGRAVQLAQQTGNEEATSRLRKVVDIDNEEQGTVRLKRNTSTLDEMALDTASTKTTRVRR from the coding sequence ATGGCCGAGTTCGCCGCCGAGGTCTACCAGAACGAGTTCCTGTCCGAGGGCGCCACGGACGTCCACGCGATCGTCACCGTGACGTGCACGGGGGCCGGGAGCGCGGGGAGCGTCGGCGGCGCGGGCGGGGTCGCCGAGATCATCATGGTCGACACGTCCGGATCGATGTCGGGCCGGAACATGGAGGCCGCGAAGCACGCCGCCCAGGTGGCCGTGGACCAGATCCTCGACGGCACGTGGTTCGCGATCGTCGGCGGCAGCCATGTCGCCAACCGCGTCTTCCCGTACCCGAACGCGCGCATGGCGATGGTCCAGATGGAGCCGGGCGCGCGCGCCGAGGCGAAGCGCGCGGTCTCGATGCTCACGCCCGGCGGCGGCACGGCGATGAGCACGTGGCTGCGCCTCGCGGACCAGCTCTTCGCGACGGTGCCGCAGGCAACCCAGCGGCACGCGATCCTCCTCACGGACGGCAAGAACGAGTCGGAGCCGCGCGCGAACCTCTCCGCCGCGGTCCGCGACGTCACGGGCCACTTCCAGTGCGACGCGCGCGGCGTCGGCTCGCGCTGGCAGGTCGACGAGCTGCGCGAGATCTCGACGGCGCTGCTCGGCTCGGTCGGCCTCATCGCGGACCCGAACGAGATCGCGGCCGACTTCGAGAGCCTCATGCAGGCGTCCATGGCGCGTGGCGTGGCCTCCGCGGACCTGCGCGTGTGGGCCCCGCAGGGCTCGCAGGTCCTGTTCGTGCGGCAGGTCGCGCCGACCGTCGAGGACCTCACGCACCGCCGCGCCGAGGTGAACCCCCTCACCGGGGCCTACCCGACCGGCTCGTGGGGCGACGAGTCGCGCGACTACCACGTCGCGGTCCGCGTCGCGTCGAAGCCGGTCGGCTCCGAGCAGCTCGCGGCGCGCGTCCAGCTCGCGGTGAACGGCGAGGTCGTCTCCTCCGGTCTGGTCAAGGCCAAGTGGTCCGACGACGAGTCGCTCACCACGCGCATCAATCCCGAGGTCGCGCACTACACGGGCCAGACCGAGCTCGCCGCGGCGATCCAGGAGGGCCTCGCGGCCAAGGCCTCGGGCGACGAGGCGACGGCGACCGTCAAGCTCGGGCGCGCCGTGCAGCTCGCGCAGCAGACAGGCAACGAGGAGGCGACGTCGCGCCTGCGCAAGGTCGTCGACATCGACAACGAGGAGCAGGGCACCGTGCGGCTCAAGCGGAACACCTCGACCCTCGACGAGATGGCCCTCGACACCGCCTCGACGAAGACGACGCGAGTCCGCCGGTGA
- a CDS encoding PP2C family serine/threonine-protein phosphatase → MSDVPTPAPDQAVPDLAVPDDAVPAPVLACPACGEPSPEGARFCEACGTPLAPLPPAGGSDDEARRDATDVDAAGGGPAGPATSQHASGEAASAPDDGTTEPDARPCVRCGGRVAEDGYCTECGEPAASERDHWAERPATWVAGVCDRGVRHSRNEDAMALAASPSAAADRAFAALVVCDGVSSAPDSDVASLAAARAARDVLAAGAPEGTSPVVGEPTARVAAWSALVADASRAAQDAILTTVGAMADRENPPSCTFVAAVVDGPLVVTGWVGDSRAYWIPDDGEAHQLSVDDSWAQEMMAQGIPRVQAESSPQAHAITRWLGPDAPDPVARTAATFPDRDGWVLVCSDGLWNYCSPAGDLAALLHATQERVGHDPQTVAGALVDWANAQGGRDNITATLARFDRSSDAASPELDPDLETTVPTT, encoded by the coding sequence ATGAGCGACGTCCCGACACCCGCGCCCGACCAGGCCGTCCCCGACCTGGCCGTGCCCGACGACGCCGTCCCGGCGCCGGTGCTCGCGTGCCCCGCGTGCGGCGAGCCGTCGCCCGAGGGCGCGCGGTTCTGCGAGGCGTGCGGCACGCCGCTCGCCCCGCTCCCCCCGGCGGGCGGCTCGGACGACGAGGCGCGCCGCGACGCGACGGACGTCGACGCGGCGGGCGGAGGACCTGCCGGGCCCGCGACGTCGCAGCACGCGTCCGGGGAGGCGGCGTCCGCCCCGGACGACGGCACCACCGAGCCCGACGCCCGGCCGTGCGTGCGGTGCGGGGGCCGCGTGGCCGAGGACGGGTACTGCACGGAGTGCGGCGAGCCGGCCGCGTCCGAGCGGGACCACTGGGCCGAGCGCCCCGCGACGTGGGTCGCCGGCGTGTGCGACCGCGGCGTGCGGCACTCCCGCAACGAGGACGCGATGGCCCTCGCCGCGAGCCCGTCCGCCGCCGCGGACCGCGCGTTCGCCGCGCTCGTCGTGTGCGACGGCGTCTCCTCCGCGCCCGACTCCGACGTCGCGAGCCTCGCGGCGGCGCGGGCGGCGCGCGACGTGCTCGCCGCGGGCGCCCCGGAGGGCACCTCCCCCGTGGTCGGCGAGCCGACGGCGCGGGTCGCCGCCTGGTCGGCGCTCGTCGCGGACGCCTCGCGGGCCGCGCAGGACGCGATCCTGACGACCGTCGGCGCGATGGCCGACCGCGAGAACCCGCCGTCGTGCACGTTCGTCGCGGCGGTCGTCGACGGCCCGCTCGTCGTCACGGGCTGGGTGGGCGACTCGCGCGCCTACTGGATCCCGGACGACGGCGAGGCGCACCAGCTCAGCGTCGACGACTCCTGGGCGCAGGAGATGATGGCGCAGGGCATCCCCCGCGTCCAGGCGGAGAGCTCCCCGCAGGCCCACGCCATCACGCGCTGGCTCGGCCCCGACGCCCCGGACCCCGTCGCCCGGACGGCTGCCACCTTCCCCGACCGCGACGGCTGGGTGCTGGTGTGCTCGGACGGCCTGTGGAACTACTGCTCCCCCGCCGGCGACCTCGCGGCGCTGCTCCACGCCACCCAGGAACGGGTCGGTCACGACCCGCAGACGGTGGCGGGCGCGCTCGTGGACTGGGCGAACGCCCAGGGCGGCCGGGACAACATCACGGCGACGCTCGCGCGGTTCGACCGGTCGTCGGACGCGGCCTCCCCCGAGCTCGACCCCGACCTCGAGACGACCGTCCCCACGACCTGA
- a CDS encoding tetratricopeptide repeat protein, translating to MTTTATVPCSEPGCPGTIEDGYCNVCGAPAGGSGGTPTGAATGTTGAPAPGTAAAASPSAMLGTGFVQGRPGTGPSAGADPDAERSTRTGRTSSSRLATAALGSARTAATGSKATRRVGTSSTRLRGRGLGAGLTTVPSVPARDPLQSVMAVPEVAERKRYCPACGEKVGRGRDGQPGRTSGFCPHCGNRFDFTPQLSPGDLVGGQYEVVGCLAHGGLGWIYLARDQNVSGRWVVLKGLLNSGDPDAYAAAISERQFLAEVEHPLIVEIYNFAMHDGAGYTVMEYVGGESLKEILQDRRDANNGVIDPMPVDQALAYVLAILPAFAYLHDHNLLFCDFKPENVIQQGDGVKLIDLGGVRRADDMTSAIFGTVGYQAPEVAEVGPSIASDIYTIGRTLATLVLDFRGNTTTYVASLPPVADTPVFQQYDSFYRLLAKACALDPADRFATADEMRTQLLGVLREVVAADAGPGNPALHSAASVLFEAPVADVAARPLAWDELPTLRRDDHDPMASWLAGVNVVDPDARLAALADAPEDTVEVHLARARAAIEAGRFDVLRGTIGTILADDPWEWRAAWLGGLGELAQGDPVAARASFNAVYGQVPGELAPKLALAAACELSGEPDIAESLYVICARTDANYTAPAAFGLMRIREARGDLDGALHALDLVGPTRGSYVESRTLRAHLLAESGRGLPALADAMASVAAVSIAPRERAELSVGVLRSALETVTRSGPEPTTRIAGVPADEPALRDALEGAYRELASLTDSRDERITLVDRANEVRRWTVR from the coding sequence GTGACCACCACCGCGACCGTCCCGTGCTCGGAGCCCGGCTGCCCGGGCACCATCGAGGACGGCTACTGCAACGTCTGCGGCGCACCCGCCGGCGGCTCCGGCGGCACGCCGACGGGGGCCGCGACCGGGACCACCGGCGCGCCGGCACCGGGCACGGCCGCCGCCGCGTCGCCGTCCGCGATGCTCGGCACCGGGTTCGTCCAGGGCCGTCCCGGGACCGGGCCGTCCGCGGGCGCGGACCCCGACGCCGAGCGCTCGACGCGCACGGGCCGCACGAGCTCGAGCCGCCTCGCGACGGCCGCGCTCGGCTCGGCGCGCACCGCCGCGACCGGATCGAAGGCCACGCGCCGCGTCGGCACGTCGTCGACGCGCCTGCGCGGTCGCGGCCTCGGCGCGGGACTGACGACCGTCCCGTCCGTCCCCGCGCGCGACCCGCTGCAGTCCGTGATGGCGGTGCCCGAGGTCGCGGAGCGCAAGCGCTACTGCCCCGCGTGCGGCGAGAAGGTCGGCCGCGGCCGCGACGGGCAGCCCGGTCGGACGTCCGGCTTCTGCCCCCACTGCGGCAACCGCTTCGACTTCACGCCCCAGCTCTCCCCGGGCGACCTGGTCGGCGGGCAGTACGAGGTCGTGGGCTGCCTCGCGCACGGCGGCCTCGGCTGGATCTACCTGGCCCGCGACCAGAACGTGTCGGGCCGGTGGGTCGTGCTCAAGGGCCTGCTCAACTCGGGCGACCCGGACGCCTACGCGGCCGCGATCTCCGAGCGGCAGTTCCTCGCGGAGGTGGAGCACCCGCTCATCGTCGAGATCTACAACTTCGCCATGCACGACGGCGCGGGCTACACCGTCATGGAGTACGTGGGCGGCGAGTCGCTCAAGGAGATCCTCCAGGACCGCCGGGACGCCAACAACGGCGTGATCGACCCGATGCCGGTCGACCAGGCGCTCGCCTACGTGCTCGCGATCCTTCCCGCGTTCGCCTACCTGCACGACCACAACCTGCTGTTCTGCGACTTCAAGCCGGAGAACGTCATCCAGCAGGGCGACGGCGTCAAGCTCATCGACCTCGGCGGCGTGCGGCGCGCCGACGACATGACGTCAGCGATCTTCGGGACGGTCGGGTACCAGGCGCCCGAGGTCGCCGAGGTCGGCCCGTCGATCGCCTCCGACATCTACACGATCGGCCGCACGCTCGCGACGCTCGTCCTCGACTTCCGGGGCAACACGACGACGTACGTCGCGTCGCTCCCGCCGGTCGCCGACACGCCCGTGTTCCAGCAGTACGACTCGTTCTACCGCCTGCTCGCCAAGGCGTGCGCGCTCGACCCCGCGGACCGCTTCGCGACCGCCGACGAGATGCGCACCCAGCTCCTCGGGGTGCTGCGCGAGGTCGTGGCCGCCGACGCCGGCCCGGGCAACCCGGCGCTGCACTCGGCGGCGTCGGTGCTCTTCGAGGCGCCGGTCGCCGACGTGGCGGCCCGGCCGCTCGCCTGGGACGAGCTCCCCACGCTGCGCCGCGACGACCACGACCCGATGGCGAGCTGGCTCGCCGGCGTCAACGTCGTCGACCCGGACGCGCGGCTCGCCGCGCTCGCGGACGCGCCCGAGGACACCGTCGAGGTGCACCTCGCGCGCGCCCGCGCGGCCATCGAGGCGGGCCGCTTCGACGTGCTGCGCGGCACCATCGGCACGATCCTCGCGGACGACCCGTGGGAGTGGCGCGCGGCGTGGCTCGGGGGCCTCGGCGAGCTCGCGCAGGGCGACCCGGTCGCCGCGCGCGCGTCGTTCAACGCGGTCTACGGCCAGGTGCCCGGCGAGCTCGCGCCGAAGCTCGCGCTCGCGGCGGCCTGCGAGCTGAGCGGCGAGCCGGACATCGCGGAGTCGCTCTACGTGATCTGTGCCCGCACCGACGCCAACTACACGGCGCCTGCCGCGTTCGGTCTCATGCGCATCCGCGAGGCGCGCGGCGACCTGGACGGCGCCCTCCACGCGCTCGACCTCGTGGGTCCGACGCGCGGCTCGTACGTCGAGTCCCGCACGCTGCGCGCGCACCTGCTCGCCGAGTCGGGCCGCGGCCTGCCCGCGCTCGCCGACGCGATGGCGAGCGTCGCCGCGGTGTCGATCGCGCCGCGCGAGCGCGCGGAGCTCTCCGTCGGCGTGCTGCGCTCCGCGCTCGAGACCGTCACGCGGTCCGGGCCCGAGCCGACGACGCGGATCGCGGGGGTGCCCGCCGACGAGCCCGCGCTGCGCGACGCGCTCGAGGGTGCGTACCGCGAGCTCGCGTCGCTCACGGACTCGCGGGACGAGCGCATCACGCTCGTCGACCGCGCGAACGAGGTGCGACGGTGGACGGTCCGATGA
- a CDS encoding glutamate ABC transporter substrate-binding protein, whose translation MTTTLATPDRSARSRRAARRRRTGVVGAALAAALALTACSGPSGADDLRLTAAPQDEATEEAPAAPAAPAECADPLASYAPDGALPGPDALPGGSTMAAIRDRGSLVVGVSADTLLMGARNPLSGQIEGFDIDVLHEISRAIFGDPDRLQFRVITSGQRLEVLENGEVDLVARAFTITCERWESIAFSAEYYHAGQKVLVTRDSTAGGIADLEGQRVCAPEGTTTLTRLEQFSGIEPVPATTHTQCLVLFQQGKVDAITGDDTILAGFAAQDPYAKVVGEAISDEPYGIGVPAQNVDMVRFVNGVLEQMKSDGRWAAIYGEWLGGLGPAPAPPTAVYGRTP comes from the coding sequence GTGACCACGACGCTCGCCACCCCCGACCGGTCCGCCCGGAGCCGGCGCGCCGCACGGCGCCGCCGCACCGGCGTCGTCGGTGCCGCGCTCGCCGCGGCGCTCGCGCTGACCGCGTGCTCGGGCCCGTCCGGCGCGGACGACCTCCGCCTCACGGCGGCACCCCAGGACGAGGCCACCGAGGAGGCCCCCGCCGCCCCCGCGGCTCCCGCCGAGTGCGCGGACCCGCTCGCGTCCTACGCGCCCGACGGTGCGCTGCCCGGTCCGGACGCGCTGCCCGGCGGGAGCACGATGGCCGCGATCCGCGACCGGGGGTCGCTGGTCGTGGGCGTCTCCGCCGACACGCTGCTCATGGGCGCGCGCAACCCGCTGTCGGGCCAGATCGAGGGCTTCGACATCGACGTGCTCCACGAGATCTCGCGCGCGATCTTCGGCGACCCCGACCGCCTCCAGTTCCGCGTCATCACCTCCGGCCAGCGCCTGGAGGTGCTCGAGAACGGGGAGGTCGACCTCGTCGCCCGCGCGTTCACCATCACCTGCGAGCGGTGGGAGTCCATCGCGTTCTCGGCCGAGTACTACCACGCGGGCCAGAAGGTGCTCGTCACGCGGGACTCGACGGCCGGCGGGATCGCGGACCTCGAGGGCCAGCGCGTGTGCGCCCCGGAAGGCACGACGACGCTCACGCGCCTCGAGCAGTTCTCCGGCATCGAGCCCGTCCCGGCCACGACCCACACCCAGTGCCTCGTGCTGTTCCAGCAGGGCAAGGTCGACGCGATCACGGGCGACGACACGATCCTCGCGGGCTTCGCGGCCCAGGACCCGTACGCGAAGGTCGTCGGCGAGGCGATCAGCGACGAGCCCTACGGCATCGGCGTCCCGGCGCAGAACGTGGACATGGTCCGGTTCGTCAACGGCGTGCTGGAGCAGATGAAGTCGGACGGGCGCTGGGCCGCGATCTACGGCGAGTGGCTCGGGGGCCTCGGCCCCGCCCCGGCCCCGCCGACCGCGGTGTACGGCCGCACGCCGTGA